One Triticum dicoccoides isolate Atlit2015 ecotype Zavitan chromosome 5B, WEW_v2.0, whole genome shotgun sequence genomic window carries:
- the LOC119306505 gene encoding germin-like protein 3-7 — protein MARSRVSIMSSRVLLLIVAVAALVSACAADPEPVQDFCVAAATNGSADHPSYPGFPCKPASAVVSDDFFFAGLARSGAADAAESPFGSSVTSGNVAAFPGLNTLGVSINRVDLAPGGVNPLHSHPRAAELVHVVSGQMLVGFVSTAGTFYSKVVREGESFVIPRGMVHFQFNTGKESARAVTVFNSQLPGVVLAAPSLFGADPEIPDAVLSKSFQVDGEIIKLLKSKFRT, from the coding sequence ATGGCGCGCTCCAGAGTCTCGATCATGTCATCGCGGGTGCTCCTGTTGATCGTGGCCGTCGCCGCGCTCGTGTCCGCGTGCGCGGCGGACCCGGAGCCGGTGCAGGACTTCTGCGTGGCGGCGGCCACCAACGGCTCGGCCGACCACCCGTCGTACCCGGGGTTCCCGTGCAAGCCAGCGTCGGCGGTGGTCTCCGACGACTTCTTCTTCGCGGGGCTGGCGCGCTCGGGCGCCGCCGACGCGGCCGAGAGCCCGTTCGGGTCCAGCGTGACGTCGGGCAACGTGGCGGCCTTCCCGGGGCTCAACACGCTCGGCGTCTCCATCAACCGCGTCGACCTCGCCCCCGGCGGCGTCAACCCGCTGCACAGCCACCCGCGCGCCGCCGAGCTCGTGCACGTCGTCTCCGGCCAGATGCTCGTGGGCTTCGTCAGCACCGCCGGCACTTTCTACTCCAAGGTGGTGCGGGAGGGGGAGAGCTTCGTCATTCCGCGCGGCATGGTGCACTTCCAGTTCAACACCGGCAAGGAGTCCGCCAGGGCCGTCACCGTGTTCAACAGCCAGCTCCCCGGAGTTGTCCTCGCCGCGCCGTCGCTCTTCGGCGCTGACCCGGAGATCCCCGACGCCGTCCTCTCCAAGAGCTTCCAGGTCGACGGCGAGATCATCAAGCTCCTCAAGTCCAAGTTCCGGACTTAA